In one Modestobacter sp. L9-4 genomic region, the following are encoded:
- the hisD gene encoding histidinol dehydrogenase, which translates to MLSRIDLRGSALPGPRELAHLLPRAGTDIDAVLATVRPICEDVRLRGAEAVREITARLDRVDVPDMAVPQAALDEALAGIDPTVRAALEESIRRVRIVHSDQRRTDVTTQVARGGTVTERWLPVRRVGLYVPGGLAPLLSSVVMNVVPAQIAGVESIAVASPPQRDNGGLPDPGVLAACALLGVTEVYAVGGAQAIAVFGYGAGACEPVDLVTGPGNVYVTAAKRLLRGLIGIDSEAGPTEVAVLADDTADPGHVAADLISQAEHDPLAGAVLVTTSEELADAVLAQVPAQVAATKHTERITTALNGTQSGIVLVDDLDAGLAVVDAYAAEHLEIQTRDPREVAMRVRNAGAVFVGPWAPVSLGDYIAGSNHVLPTGGCARHSSGLSVQTFLRGIHLVEYDEQALAEVAGHIDALAHAEDLPGHAAAVRVRQRP; encoded by the coding sequence GTGCTGTCCCGCATCGACCTGCGAGGGTCCGCTCTGCCCGGGCCCCGTGAGCTCGCCCATCTGCTGCCGCGTGCCGGCACCGACATCGACGCGGTGCTCGCCACGGTCCGGCCGATCTGCGAGGACGTGCGGCTGCGCGGTGCGGAGGCGGTCCGGGAGATCACCGCGCGCCTCGACCGCGTCGACGTCCCCGACATGGCCGTGCCCCAGGCCGCCCTCGACGAGGCGCTGGCCGGCATCGACCCGACCGTGCGCGCCGCGCTGGAGGAGTCGATCCGCCGGGTGCGGATCGTGCACTCCGACCAGCGCCGCACCGACGTCACCACCCAGGTCGCCCGCGGCGGCACCGTCACCGAGCGCTGGCTCCCGGTGCGCCGCGTCGGGCTGTACGTGCCCGGTGGCCTCGCCCCGCTGCTGAGCTCGGTGGTGATGAACGTCGTCCCGGCCCAGATCGCCGGCGTGGAGTCCATCGCCGTGGCCAGCCCGCCGCAGCGCGACAACGGCGGCCTGCCCGACCCCGGCGTCCTGGCGGCGTGCGCGCTGCTCGGCGTCACCGAGGTCTACGCCGTCGGCGGTGCGCAGGCGATCGCCGTCTTCGGCTACGGCGCCGGTGCCTGCGAGCCGGTCGACCTGGTCACCGGCCCGGGCAACGTCTACGTCACCGCGGCCAAGCGGCTGCTGCGCGGCCTGATCGGCATCGACTCCGAGGCCGGCCCGACCGAGGTCGCCGTCCTCGCCGACGACACCGCCGACCCCGGGCACGTGGCCGCGGACCTGATCAGCCAGGCCGAGCACGACCCGCTGGCCGGCGCCGTCCTGGTCACCACCAGCGAGGAGCTCGCCGACGCCGTGCTCGCGCAGGTGCCCGCCCAGGTCGCGGCCACCAAGCACACCGAGCGGATCACCACCGCCCTCAACGGCACCCAGTCCGGCATCGTGCTGGTCGACGACCTCGACGCCGGCCTGGCCGTGGTCGACGCCTACGCCGCCGAGCACCTGGAGATCCAGACCCGCGACCCGCGCGAGGTGGCGATGCGGGTGCGCAACGCCGGTGCGGTCTTCGTCGGGCCATGGGCGCCGGTGTCGCTGGGCGACTACATCGCCGGGTCCAACCACGTGCTGCCCACCGGCGGCTGCGCCCGGCACTCCAGCGGGCTGAGCGTGCAGACCTTCCTGCGCGGCATCCACCTCGTGGAGTACGACGAGCAGGCCCTCGCCGAGGTCGCCGGGCACATCGACGCCCTGGCCCACGCCGAGGACCTGCCCGGGCACGCGGCCGCCGTCCGCGTCCGGCAGCGGCCGTGA
- a CDS encoding histidinol-phosphate transaminase, whose protein sequence is MTGLEELPLRPELRGKTAYGAPQLAVAHQLNTNENPYPLPGGLLADLGTALAEASRGLNRYPDRDAVALRTDLATYLTHTSGEQVGVDQVWAANGSNEVLQQLLQTFGGADRTALGFTPSYSMHPIIAGSTSTAWVDGHRRADFTIDTAAAVAQVREVRPDVVFVTSPNNPTGTAVDLDTIAALYDATDGVLVVDEAYTEFARTGTVSALSLLPGRPRLVVSRTMSKAFGMAGLRLGYLAADPAVVQAVQLVRLPYHLSSLTQAAARAALAHTDELLATVEAVKAQRDRIVAALPLLGLTSVPSDANFVLFGHFADAPAAWQALLDRGVLVRDVGLPGWLRVTAGTPEETDAFLTALGEVAPSHRLGD, encoded by the coding sequence GTGACCGGCCTGGAGGAGCTGCCGCTGCGCCCGGAGCTGCGGGGCAAGACCGCCTACGGGGCGCCCCAGCTGGCGGTCGCACACCAGCTCAACACCAACGAGAACCCCTACCCGCTGCCCGGCGGGCTGCTGGCCGACCTCGGCACGGCGCTGGCCGAGGCCTCCCGCGGGCTCAACCGGTACCCCGACCGCGACGCAGTCGCGCTGCGCACCGACCTCGCCACCTACCTGACCCACACCAGCGGGGAGCAGGTCGGCGTCGACCAGGTGTGGGCGGCCAACGGCTCCAACGAGGTGCTCCAGCAGCTGCTGCAGACCTTCGGCGGCGCGGACCGCACGGCGCTGGGCTTCACGCCGTCCTACTCGATGCACCCGATCATCGCCGGCAGCACGAGCACCGCCTGGGTCGACGGGCACCGGCGGGCGGACTTCACGATCGACACCGCCGCGGCGGTCGCCCAGGTGCGCGAGGTGCGCCCGGACGTCGTCTTCGTGACCAGCCCGAACAACCCGACCGGCACCGCGGTCGACCTGGACACCATCGCCGCGCTCTACGACGCGACCGACGGCGTGCTCGTGGTCGACGAGGCCTACACCGAGTTCGCCCGCACGGGCACCGTGTCCGCGCTGTCGCTGCTGCCCGGGCGTCCGCGCCTGGTGGTCAGCCGCACGATGAGCAAGGCGTTCGGCATGGCCGGGCTCCGGCTGGGCTACCTGGCCGCCGACCCCGCGGTGGTCCAGGCCGTGCAGCTGGTGCGCCTGCCCTACCACCTGAGCTCGCTCACCCAGGCCGCCGCCCGGGCCGCGCTGGCACACACCGACGAGCTGCTGGCCACCGTCGAGGCGGTGAAGGCCCAGCGCGACCGGATCGTCGCCGCACTGCCCTTGCTCGGCCTGACCAGCGTGCCCAGCGACGCCAACTTCGTGCTGTTCGGCCACTTCGCCGATGCCCCCGCGGCCTGGCAGGCGCTGCTCGACCGCGGCGTCCTGGTCCGCGACGTCGGCCTGCCCGGCTGGCTGCGGGTGACCGCCGGCACGCCGGAGGAGACCGACGCCTTCCTCACCGCCCTGGGTGAGGTGGCCCCGAGCCACCGCCTGGGAGACTGA
- the hisB gene encoding imidazoleglycerol-phosphate dehydratase HisB, with translation MSRTARIERATKETTLVVEVDLDGTGTSDIATGVGFYDHMLTALSKHSGIDLTVRADGDLHIDAHHTVEDVAIALGQAFAEALGDKRGITRYGDATIPMDEVLVQAAVDLSGRPYFVHAEPENMTPMIGPDYPTSLTKHVLESFAFNAKISLHVRVLYAGRDAHHIVEGQFKALARALRTAVALDPRVTDVPSTKGAL, from the coding sequence ATGAGCAGGACTGCACGCATCGAGCGGGCCACCAAGGAGACCACCCTCGTCGTCGAGGTCGACCTGGACGGCACGGGCACCTCGGACATCGCCACCGGGGTCGGGTTCTACGACCACATGCTCACCGCGCTGAGCAAGCACAGTGGCATCGACCTCACCGTGCGCGCCGACGGCGACCTGCACATCGACGCCCACCACACCGTCGAGGACGTCGCCATCGCGCTGGGCCAGGCCTTCGCCGAGGCCCTCGGCGACAAGCGCGGCATCACCCGTTACGGCGACGCGACCATCCCGATGGACGAGGTGCTGGTGCAGGCCGCGGTCGACCTGTCCGGCCGGCCCTACTTCGTGCACGCCGAGCCCGAGAACATGACGCCGATGATCGGGCCGGACTACCCGACGTCGCTGACCAAGCACGTGCTCGAGTCCTTCGCGTTCAACGCCAAGATCAGCCTGCACGTGCGGGTGCTCTACGCCGGCCGCGACGCCCACCACATCGTCGAGGGCCAGTTCAAGGCGCTCGCCCGGGCGCTGCGCACCGCCGTCGCGCTGGACCCGCGGGTCACCGACGTCCCCTCCACCAAGGGCGCGCTGTGA
- a CDS encoding MerR family transcriptional regulator yields the protein MTTAGRMQIGEVAERIGLSLRTIRYYEEVGLAVPSARSDGGFRLYVEDDVERLRVIMQMKPLGFSLEEMRELLDLLDAGPGADPARLAAFREQAAERVATLRRQLRTAEDFAARLG from the coding sequence GTGACCACCGCCGGGCGGATGCAGATCGGTGAGGTGGCCGAGCGGATCGGGCTGTCGCTGCGCACGATCCGGTACTACGAGGAGGTCGGCCTCGCCGTCCCGTCGGCGCGCTCGGACGGCGGCTTCCGGCTCTACGTCGAGGACGACGTGGAACGGCTGCGGGTGATCATGCAGATGAAGCCGCTGGGGTTCAGCCTCGAGGAGATGCGCGAGCTGCTGGACCTGCTCGACGCCGGCCCGGGGGCCGACCCGGCCCGGCTGGCCGCCTTCCGCGAGCAGGCCGCCGAGCGGGTGGCGACGCTGCGCCGGCAGCTGCGCACCGCCGAGGACTTCGCCGCCCGCCTCGGGTGA
- a CDS encoding SulP family inorganic anion transporter, translated as MSTALPARLPRPALRRPAWASPRVARVEVLAGLVTALALIPEVISFSIIAGLDPRVGLFTSFVMAVTIAFTGGRPAMVSAAAGAVALVIAPLVRDHGLQHLIAAVLLGGVFQVVLGLLGVAKVMRFVPRSVMVGFVNALAILIFTAQLPQLTDVPWPVYPLAAAGLALIVLLPRLTTAVPAPLIAIVVLTVVTVVAHVDVPTVGDQGELPDSLPGLGLPDVPFTLETLRIIAPYALAIAFVGLMESLMTAKLVDELTDSPSDKTRESIGQGVANLAAGFFGGMGGCAMIGQTMINVRAGARTRLSTFLAGVFLLVLVLVLSPVVAAIPMAALVAVMVFVALTTFDWHSLRTARSMPRSETAVMVVTVVVVVVTGNLAIGVGVGVVVACVLFARRVAHLVTLTPTDGPDGERVYAVRGALFFASANELVDRFDYAGDPDHVVLDLSAAHVWDASSVAVLDAVGQKYAARGKTLEITGLTDVTGHYHQRLAGRLGGAQ; from the coding sequence ATGAGCACCGCACTGCCTGCCCGACTCCCCCGCCCGGCCCTGCGCCGGCCCGCCTGGGCATCCCCGCGGGTCGCCCGCGTCGAGGTGCTCGCCGGCCTGGTCACCGCCCTCGCGCTGATCCCCGAGGTCATCTCGTTCTCGATCATCGCCGGTCTCGACCCCCGCGTCGGGCTCTTCACCTCCTTCGTGATGGCCGTGACCATCGCGTTCACCGGTGGCCGCCCGGCCATGGTGTCGGCCGCCGCCGGCGCCGTCGCGCTGGTCATCGCGCCGCTGGTCCGCGACCACGGGCTGCAGCACCTCATCGCCGCCGTGCTGCTGGGCGGGGTGTTCCAGGTGGTCCTCGGGCTGCTCGGGGTCGCGAAGGTCATGCGGTTCGTGCCGCGCAGCGTGATGGTCGGCTTCGTCAACGCGCTGGCGATCCTCATCTTCACCGCGCAGCTGCCGCAGCTCACCGACGTCCCGTGGCCGGTCTACCCGCTGGCCGCCGCCGGCCTGGCGCTGATCGTGCTGCTGCCCCGGCTGACCACCGCCGTCCCGGCGCCGCTCATCGCGATCGTGGTGCTGACCGTGGTGACCGTCGTCGCGCACGTCGACGTCCCCACCGTCGGCGACCAGGGCGAGCTGCCCGACAGCCTCCCCGGCCTGGGCCTGCCCGACGTCCCGTTCACCCTGGAGACGCTGCGCATCATCGCGCCCTACGCCCTGGCCATCGCCTTCGTCGGGCTGATGGAGTCGCTGATGACCGCCAAGCTGGTCGACGAGCTCACCGACTCCCCCTCGGACAAGACCCGCGAGTCGATCGGGCAGGGCGTCGCCAACCTGGCCGCCGGGTTCTTCGGCGGGATGGGCGGCTGCGCCATGATCGGCCAGACGATGATCAACGTCCGGGCCGGCGCCCGCACCCGGCTGTCGACCTTCCTCGCCGGCGTCTTCCTGCTGGTCCTGGTCCTGGTGCTCAGCCCGGTCGTCGCGGCCATCCCGATGGCGGCGCTGGTGGCGGTGATGGTGTTCGTCGCGCTCACCACCTTCGACTGGCACAGCCTGCGCACCGCGCGGTCGATGCCGCGCAGCGAGACCGCCGTCATGGTCGTCACCGTCGTGGTCGTGGTGGTCACCGGCAACCTGGCGATCGGCGTGGGGGTCGGTGTGGTCGTCGCCTGCGTGCTCTTCGCCCGCCGGGTGGCCCACCTGGTCACCCTCACGCCCACCGACGGCCCCGACGGCGAGCGCGTCTACGCCGTCCGCGGGGCGCTGTTCTTCGCCTCGGCCAACGAGCTGGTCGACCGCTTCGACTACGCCGGCGACCCCGACCACGTCGTCCTGGACCTCTCCGCGGCGCACGTGTGGGACGCCTCGTCGGTCGCCGTGCTCGACGCGGTGGGTCAGAAGTACGCCGCCCGCGGCAAGACCCTGGAGATCACCGGGCTCACCGACGTCACCGGCCACTACCACCAGCGGCTCGCCGGCAGGCTCGGCGGCGCGCAGTGA
- a CDS encoding nucleotidyltransferase family protein, with product MPTDEQRFLDLVLANPTVAAVLERAPSLGVSDWWLTAGVLFQSVWNGLTGRDPGAGVRDADLFYVDPDTSWEAEDAVIRRGGELFADLPVPVEIRNQARVHLWYAERFGVPAAAPFRDCRAAIDAFAAVCCSYGVTAGADGQPVVYAPYGYADLFGMVVRPGGGPAPRDVYEGKAARWRSEWPQLTVLPWEHPGPPRG from the coding sequence GTGCCCACCGACGAGCAGCGGTTCCTCGACCTGGTCCTGGCCAACCCGACGGTCGCCGCGGTGCTGGAGCGGGCGCCGTCCCTGGGGGTGTCGGACTGGTGGCTGACCGCCGGCGTGCTGTTCCAGTCGGTCTGGAACGGGCTCACCGGCCGTGACCCGGGTGCCGGCGTCCGCGACGCCGACCTCTTCTACGTCGACCCGGACACCTCCTGGGAGGCCGAGGACGCCGTCATCCGCCGGGGCGGGGAGCTGTTCGCCGACCTGCCGGTGCCGGTGGAGATCCGCAACCAGGCCCGGGTCCACCTCTGGTACGCCGAGCGCTTCGGCGTCCCGGCGGCGGCGCCGTTCCGGGACTGCCGTGCGGCGATCGACGCCTTCGCCGCGGTCTGCTGCAGCTATGGGGTGACGGCCGGCGCCGACGGGCAGCCGGTGGTCTACGCGCCGTACGGCTACGCCGACCTGTTCGGCATGGTGGTGCGGCCGGGCGGCGGCCCGGCCCCCCGGGACGTCTACGAGGGCAAGGCCGCCCGCTGGCGCTCGGAGTGGCCGCAGCTCACAGTCCTGCCCTGGGAACACCCCGGGCCCCCGCGCGGCTGA
- the hisH gene encoding imidazole glycerol phosphate synthase subunit HisH, which yields MKKVVVLDYGSGNLRSAERALTRVGADVTVTADADAAMEADGLVVPGVGAYAACMDGLRAVDGPKVIGRRLAGGRPVLGICVGMQVLFERGVEHGQDTEGCGEWPGVVEKLESPVLPHMGWNTVEAPAGSTLFAGLDDQRFYFVHSYGVRRFPLAEPGVTGRLTPPAVTWAEHGDRFVAGVENGPLSATQFHPEKSGDAGAQLLTNWLNTLD from the coding sequence GTGAAGAAGGTCGTCGTGCTGGACTACGGATCGGGCAACCTGCGGTCGGCGGAGCGTGCGCTGACCCGCGTGGGTGCCGACGTCACCGTCACCGCGGACGCCGACGCCGCGATGGAGGCCGACGGCCTCGTCGTCCCCGGTGTGGGCGCCTACGCCGCCTGCATGGACGGGCTGCGCGCCGTCGACGGACCGAAGGTGATCGGACGGCGGCTGGCCGGCGGGCGCCCGGTGCTCGGCATCTGCGTGGGCATGCAGGTGCTGTTCGAGCGCGGCGTCGAGCACGGCCAGGACACCGAGGGCTGCGGCGAGTGGCCGGGCGTGGTGGAGAAGCTCGAGTCGCCGGTGCTGCCGCACATGGGCTGGAACACCGTCGAGGCACCCGCCGGGTCGACGCTGTTCGCGGGCCTGGACGACCAGCGCTTCTACTTCGTGCACTCCTACGGCGTGCGCCGGTTCCCGCTCGCCGAGCCGGGTGTGACCGGACGGCTCACCCCGCCGGCGGTCACCTGGGCCGAGCACGGCGACCGCTTCGTCGCCGGGGTCGAGAACGGGCCGCTGTCGGCGACCCAGTTCCACCCGGAGAAGAGCGGCGACGCCGGTGCCCAGCTGCTCACCAACTGGCTCAACACCCTGGACTGA
- a CDS encoding SDR family NAD(P)-dependent oxidoreductase, producing MPDEKTSRAVLVTGASRGIGRAIALAFAARGDRVAVHFGGSRERAEAVLAELPGAGHVLVQADLADPEAVGAMVDEAAAGLGGLDVLVNNAGVFTAHPPLETDYADWQAAWQQTLAVNLLGPANATFRALPHLIAAGGGAVVNVSSRGAFRGEPNNPAYGASKAGLNAFGQSMALALAPHGISVGTVAPGFVQTEMAREVLDGPGGDAVRAQSPYGRVARPEEVAAAVLWLASPEAAFSTGTIIDVNGASYLRS from the coding sequence GTGCCCGACGAGAAGACGTCCCGAGCTGTCCTGGTCACCGGTGCCTCCCGCGGGATCGGCCGCGCCATCGCGCTGGCCTTCGCCGCACGTGGTGACCGGGTCGCGGTCCACTTCGGTGGCTCGCGGGAGCGGGCCGAGGCGGTGCTGGCCGAGCTCCCCGGCGCCGGGCACGTGCTCGTTCAGGCCGACCTCGCCGATCCCGAGGCCGTCGGGGCGATGGTCGACGAGGCGGCGGCAGGCCTGGGCGGGCTGGACGTGCTGGTCAACAACGCCGGGGTCTTCACCGCCCACCCGCCGCTGGAGACCGACTACGCCGACTGGCAGGCCGCCTGGCAGCAGACCCTGGCGGTGAACCTGCTCGGCCCGGCCAACGCCACGTTCCGGGCGCTGCCGCACCTCATCGCCGCCGGCGGCGGCGCGGTCGTGAACGTCTCCAGCCGGGGCGCGTTCCGGGGCGAGCCGAACAACCCCGCCTACGGGGCGAGCAAGGCCGGGCTCAACGCCTTCGGGCAGTCGATGGCGCTGGCACTCGCGCCGCACGGCATCTCCGTCGGGACCGTGGCGCCGGGCTTCGTGCAGACCGAGATGGCCCGCGAGGTGCTCGACGGCCCCGGCGGGGACGCCGTCCGCGCGCAGTCGCCCTACGGCCGGGTGGCGCGGCCGGAGGAGGTCGCCGCGGCGGTGCTGTGGCTGGCCTCGCCGGAGGCGGCGTTCTCCACCGGCACGATCATCGACGTCAACGGCGCCAGCTACCTGCGCAGCTGA
- a CDS encoding nitroreductase family protein: protein MEFRDVVRRRRMVRDYDPDRPVPAEVRERLLEHAIRAPSAGFSQGWAFLVLETAEERDRFWAATTDGGTPDGWLTRMRRAPLLVVPLSHKAAYLDRYAEPDKGWTDRDEARWPVPYWDVDTGMASLLMLLTAVDEGLAAAFFGVPPERVEGFRAAFGVPGAYRPVGCLSIGYAGAEDRRSPSLKRGRRGVEEVVHRGRW, encoded by the coding sequence ATGGAGTTCCGGGACGTCGTCCGCCGCCGGCGGATGGTGCGCGACTACGACCCCGACCGGCCCGTGCCCGCCGAGGTGCGGGAACGGCTGCTGGAGCACGCGATCCGTGCCCCCTCGGCCGGGTTCAGCCAGGGCTGGGCGTTCCTGGTGCTGGAGACCGCCGAGGAACGCGACCGGTTCTGGGCGGCGACCACCGACGGCGGGACGCCGGACGGCTGGCTCACCCGGATGCGCCGCGCTCCCCTGCTGGTCGTCCCGCTGTCGCACAAGGCCGCCTACCTGGACCGCTACGCCGAGCCCGACAAGGGCTGGACCGACCGCGACGAGGCCCGCTGGCCGGTCCCGTACTGGGACGTCGACACCGGCATGGCCTCGCTGCTGATGCTGCTCACCGCGGTCGACGAGGGGCTGGCCGCGGCGTTCTTCGGCGTCCCGCCCGAGCGGGTCGAGGGGTTCCGGGCGGCGTTCGGCGTCCCGGGGGCCTACCGGCCGGTGGGCTGCCTGTCGATCGGCTACGCCGGCGCGGAGGACCGGAGGTCGCCCTCGCTCAAGCGCGGGCGCCGCGGTGTCGAGGAGGTCGTGCACCGCGGTCGGTGGTGA
- a CDS encoding TIGR03086 family metal-binding protein — MNPTAELHATADAPLSRLLDAVPPSGWGAPSPCPGWTAADVVAHLVSTQRDFLGTHGVDLGEAPDVAADPAGAWREHSARVAAALADDDVPARAFDGFFGPTTVGEAFARFYVWDMVVHRWDLARAVGADPALTDAELDLVEAGADGFGPALHMEGICGPALAVPDSAARSTRVLARLGRAG, encoded by the coding sequence GTGAACCCGACCGCGGAACTGCACGCCACAGCAGATGCTCCCCTGAGCCGGCTCCTGGACGCCGTCCCGCCGTCGGGGTGGGGCGCACCGTCACCCTGCCCGGGCTGGACCGCCGCCGACGTGGTCGCCCACCTGGTCTCGACCCAGCGGGACTTCCTGGGCACCCACGGCGTCGACCTGGGCGAGGCGCCCGACGTCGCCGCCGACCCGGCCGGCGCCTGGCGCGAGCACAGCGCCCGGGTGGCGGCCGCGCTCGCCGACGACGACGTGCCCGCCCGGGCCTTCGACGGCTTCTTCGGGCCGACCACCGTGGGCGAGGCGTTCGCCCGGTTCTACGTCTGGGACATGGTCGTGCACCGGTGGGACCTCGCCCGGGCCGTCGGTGCCGACCCCGCCCTCACCGACGCCGAGCTGGACCTCGTCGAGGCCGGCGCCGACGGCTTCGGACCGGCGCTGCACATGGAGGGCATCTGCGGCCCGGCGCTCGCGGTCCCGGACTCGGCGGCCCGCTCCACCCGCGTGCTCGCCCGGCTCGGCCGCGCCGGCTGA
- a CDS encoding AraC family transcriptional regulator — protein MKPDSTPSTDAVERAHLKDPGDASHVMYRYPAAPEFADLLQRFWIPVWSLPPGQEAPQRVLQYPVSLIVVAHDYARFYGVVSGLSTTTLTGTGWAVGVLCAPAAGTLLARGSMTRYTDRHVDVREVLGPAGEELVTRVRSAMAPAPSDPVAHAAAMAAFEDALRPLLPVDEEGLLVNRVVAFVESDRDVVRVAQVCAEFDLPERALQRLVHRRLGLTPKWLIQRRRLQEAAERLRTGPVDLAELAVQLGYADQPHLTRDFGQVTGMTPRQFADRHAPGT, from the coding sequence ATGAAACCCGACAGCACCCCCTCGACCGACGCGGTCGAGCGTGCCCACCTCAAGGACCCCGGCGACGCCTCCCACGTGATGTACCGCTATCCGGCCGCCCCGGAGTTCGCCGACCTCCTCCAGCGCTTCTGGATCCCGGTGTGGTCGCTGCCGCCGGGGCAGGAGGCGCCGCAGCGGGTCCTGCAGTACCCCGTGTCGCTGATCGTGGTCGCCCACGACTACGCCCGCTTCTACGGCGTCGTCTCCGGGCTGTCGACGACCACGCTGACCGGCACCGGGTGGGCGGTCGGCGTGCTGTGCGCACCGGCCGCCGGGACGCTGCTGGCCCGCGGCTCGATGACCCGCTACACCGACCGGCACGTCGACGTCCGCGAGGTGCTGGGCCCCGCGGGGGAGGAGCTGGTCACCCGGGTGCGCTCCGCGATGGCCCCCGCCCCGTCCGACCCGGTGGCGCACGCCGCCGCCATGGCCGCCTTCGAGGACGCGCTGCGGCCGCTGCTGCCCGTGGACGAGGAGGGGCTGCTGGTCAACCGGGTCGTGGCGTTCGTCGAGTCCGACCGGGACGTCGTCCGGGTGGCCCAGGTGTGCGCGGAGTTCGACCTGCCCGAGCGGGCGCTGCAGCGGCTGGTGCACCGCCGGCTCGGCCTGACGCCCAAGTGGCTGATCCAGCGCCGGCGGCTGCAGGAGGCCGCCGAACGGCTGCGGACCGGCCCGGTCGACCTGGCCGAGCTCGCCGTGCAGCTGGGCTACGCCGACCAGCCGCACCTGACCCGCGACTTCGGCCAGGTGACCGGCATGACGCCCCGCCAGTTCGCCGACCGGCACGCGCCCGGGACGTGA
- the priA gene encoding bifunctional 1-(5-phosphoribosyl)-5-((5-phosphoribosylamino)methylideneamino)imidazole-4-carboxamide isomerase/phosphoribosylanthranilate isomerase PriA: MPKLQLLPAVDVADGLAVRLVQGEAGSETSYGDPLEAALAWQRDGAEWVHLVDLDAAFGRGSNRELLAEVVGQLDVDVELSGGIRDDESLAAALATGCRRVNLGTAALESPEWCARAIAEHGDRIAVGLDVRGTRLAARGWTKEGGELYETLARLDDEGCARYVVTDITKDGTLRGPNLELLREVCAATPRPVIASGGVSSLEDIRALAGLAGIGVEGAIVGKALYAGQFTLPEALQVTEELA, from the coding sequence GTGCCGAAGCTGCAGCTGCTCCCCGCCGTCGACGTCGCCGACGGCCTCGCCGTCCGCCTGGTGCAGGGGGAGGCCGGGAGCGAGACCTCCTACGGCGACCCCCTCGAGGCCGCCCTCGCCTGGCAGCGCGACGGCGCCGAGTGGGTGCACCTGGTCGACCTCGACGCCGCGTTCGGCCGCGGCTCGAACCGCGAGCTGCTGGCGGAGGTGGTCGGGCAGCTCGACGTCGACGTGGAGCTGTCCGGCGGCATCCGCGACGACGAGTCGCTGGCCGCCGCGCTGGCCACCGGTTGCCGCCGGGTCAACCTCGGCACCGCCGCGCTGGAGTCGCCGGAGTGGTGCGCGCGGGCGATCGCCGAGCACGGTGACCGCATCGCCGTCGGCCTGGACGTGCGCGGCACCCGGCTGGCCGCCCGCGGCTGGACCAAGGAGGGCGGCGAGCTCTACGAGACCCTCGCCCGCCTGGACGACGAGGGCTGCGCCCGCTACGTGGTCACCGACATCACCAAGGACGGCACGCTGCGCGGCCCGAACCTGGAGCTGCTGCGCGAGGTCTGCGCCGCCACCCCGCGGCCGGTGATCGCCTCCGGCGGGGTCAGCTCGCTGGAGGACATCCGGGCGCTGGCCGGGCTGGCCGGCATCGGCGTCGAGGGCGCGATCGTCGGCAAGGCGCTCTACGCCGGCCAGTTCACCCTGCCCGAGGCGCTGCAGGTCACCGAGGAGCTCGCGTGA
- a CDS encoding RidA family protein — MSVVRLGSGGPWEGIVGYSRVVAVGEQAWVSGCTAATVEGTVAHPGDAGGQTRVALQTVARALTDAGFDLGDVVRTRIYVTDISRWEEVGRAHGEVFSEIRPATTMVQVAALIDPTMLVEIEADAVRGAGA; from the coding sequence GTGAGCGTCGTGCGGCTGGGCTCGGGCGGGCCCTGGGAGGGCATCGTCGGCTACAGCCGGGTCGTCGCCGTCGGCGAGCAGGCCTGGGTGAGCGGCTGCACGGCCGCGACCGTCGAGGGCACCGTCGCGCACCCCGGGGACGCCGGGGGTCAGACCCGGGTGGCGCTGCAGACGGTCGCGCGGGCCCTGACCGACGCCGGGTTCGACCTGGGCGACGTCGTGCGCACGCGCATCTACGTGACCGACATCAGCCGCTGGGAGGAGGTCGGGCGCGCGCACGGCGAGGTCTTCAGCGAGATCCGGCCGGCCACGACGATGGTGCAGGTGGCGGCCCTGATCGACCCGACGATGCTGGTGGAGATCGAGGCCGACGCGGTCCGGGGGGCGGGGGCGTGA